A region from the Coffea eugenioides isolate CCC68of chromosome 9, Ceug_1.0, whole genome shotgun sequence genome encodes:
- the LOC113782719 gene encoding pentatricopeptide repeat-containing protein At1g73710-like, with amino-acid sequence MMLLTNTCRCIELSPVGNQENLQNSIQSHIFSPPSKLQNFNSPFSFRVFMGFSLHTKNFSSKKQRWELSSNSRTNQTLYRTVKIPQAQKQNFKENGVVVGFKLQCCSKAATLPTRSVGSTKKRRYGGILPSILRSLESENDVEKVLELHYGKLNAKELTVILKEQGRWEKVLRVFEWMKSQKEYVPNVIHYNVVLRSLGRAKKWDQLRLCWIEMAKKGVLPTNNTYGMLVDVYGKAGLVKEALLWIRHMKLRGLFPDEVTMNTVVRVLKDAGEYDRGDRFYKDWCAGKIELDDLDSMDDVQSKDGLGPVSLKHFLLTELFRTGSRNSLSSDWGSTDGEMSVQKPRLTATYNTLIDLYGKAGRLKDAGDVFAGMLSSGVAMDTITFNTMIFICGSHGHLSEAEALLDEMEKKGINPDTKTYNIFLSLYADQGNVDTALQYYHKIREVGLFPDEVTFRAVLQLLCKRNMVQEVEAVIEEMEKSGKHIDDHSLPVVMKMYVDEGLNEMANALFEKGQLTGRLTSRSYAAIMDVYAEKGLWAEAEAVFFSKRDISGQKKEVLEYNVMIKAYGKARLYDKAFSLFKRMKNHGTWPDECTFNSLIQMFAGSDLVDQARDLLAEMREAGFKPSCLTFSSVIANYARIGRFSDAISVFQEMSKAGVRPNEVVYGSLINGFAEAGKFEEAVSHFHNMEASGFPANQIILTSMIKAFSKVGSAEGAKRLYEKMKNMEGGPDIVASNSMLNLYAELGMVSEAKLMFDHLKEKGWADGVTFATMMYVYKNMGMLDEAIAVAEEMKASGLLRDCVAFNKVMACYATNGQLVACGQLLHEMGEQKLLPDTGTFKVLFTVLKKGGLPTEAVRQLESSYQEGKPFARQAVITCVFSVVGLHAFALESCQILVKAEIALGSFAYNAAIYAYGASGNSAEALNVFMRMQDKGVEPDVVTLIHLVSCYGKTGMVEGIKRIHSQLKYGDIEPSESLYEAIISAYRNTNRNDLAELVNQEIKFAFDVKPCFDSATEDVSEGSSFSPQASEEEAGDA; translated from the coding sequence atGATGCTCCTGACGAATACTTGCAGATGCATAGAGCTTTCACCAGTGGGAAATCAAGAAAATCTCCAAAACTCAATCCAAAGCCACATCTTTTCCCCACCAAGTAAGCTTCAAAACTTCAATTCTCCTTTCAGTTTCAGGGTTTTTATGGGGTTTAGCTTGCATACAAAAAACTTTTCATCCAAAAAGCAAAGATGGGAACTAAGCTCAAATTCGCGAACTAATCAGACCCTTTACAGAACAGTGAAAATCCCACAAGCCCAGAAGCAAAACTTTAAAGAAAATGGGGTTGTAGTAGGGTTTAAGCTGCAGTGCTGTTCAAAGGCTGCAACTTTACCAACAAGAAGTGTAGGTAGTACTAAGAAAAGAAGGTACGGTGGCATTTTGCCTTCAATTTTACGGTCTCTAGAAAGCGAAAATGATGTTGAAAAGGTTCTTGAGTTGCATTATGGGAAGCTTAATGCTAAGGAGTTGACTGTTATTCTCAAAGAGCAAGGTAGGTGGGAGAAGGTTTTGAGGGTGTTTGAGTGGATGAAGTCACAGAAAGAGTATGTCCCTAATGTGATTCATTATAATGTTGTGCTTAGGTCGTTGGGGAGGGCGAAAAAATGGGATCAATTGAGGCTTTGTTGGATTGAAATGGCAAAAAAAGGTGTTTTGCCGACAAATAATACGTATGGGATGCTGGTTGATGTGTATGGGAAAGCAGGTCTCGTGAAAGAGGCACTTCTGTGGATTAGGCATATGAAGTTGAGGGGGCTATTCCCAGATGAGGTGACAATGAATACCGTGGTGAGGGTATTGAAGGATGCAGGGGAATATGATAGAGGGGATAGGTTTTATAAGGATTGGTGTGCTGGGAAAATTGAACTGGATGATCTTGATTCGATGGATGATGTGCAATCCAAGGATGGGTTGGGACCTGTTAGTTTGAAGCATTTTCTATTAACTGAACTTTTCAGGACAGGCAGTAGAAACAGTCTTTCTAGTGATTGGGGTTCAACTGATGGAGAAATGTCTGTTCAAAAACCAAGGCTTACAGCTACGTATAATACTTTGATTGATTTGTACGGGAAGGCAGGGCGGTTGAAAGATGCTGGAGATGTGTTTGCAGGCATGTTAAGTTCTGGGGTGGCTATGGATACAATTACTTTTAACACCATGATTTTCATTTGTGGAAGTCATGGTCATTTGTCGGAGGCAGAGGCTTTGCTTGATGAGATGGAAAAGAAGGGAATAAATCCTGATACAAAGACCTACAATATTTTCTTATCTTTGTATGCAGATCAGGGAAATGTAGATACTGCTCTTCAGTATTATCACAAGATAAGGGAAGTTGGTCTTTTTCCCGATGAAGTAACCTTTAGGGCAGTTCTTCAGCTACTATGCAAGAGGAATATGGTTCAAGAGGTAGAGGCTGtcattgaagaaatggagaaatcaGGCAAGCATATTGATGATCACTCTCTTCCTGTTGTTATGAAGATGTATGTCGATGAAGGATTGAATGAAATGGCAAATGCACTGTTTGAGAAGGGACAATTGACTGGTAGACTGACATCAAGGTCATATGCTGCAATTATGGATGTTTATGCTGAAAAGGGACTTTGGGCTGAAGCTGAGGCTGTGTTCTTCAGTAAGAGGGACATATCTGGACAAAAGAAGGAAGTTCTAGAGTACAATGTCATGATCAAGGCTTATGGTAAGGCAAGGCTGTATGACAAAGCTTTTTCACTTTTCAAGAGAATGAAAAATCATGGGACATGGCCAGATGAATGTACTTTTAATTCTCTTATCCAAATGTTTGCTGGGAGTGATCTAGTGGACCAAGCAAGGGACTTACTGGCTGAGATGAGAGAAGCAGGATTTAAACCATCCTGTCTGACTTTCTCATCAGTGATTGCAAATTATGCCCGAATTGGGAGATTTTCTGATGCAATTAGTGTCTTCCAAGAGATGTCAAAAGCAGGTGTAAGACCAAACGAAGTTGTTTATGGATCATTGATAAATGGGTTTGCAGAAGCTGGAAAATTTGAAGAAGCAGTTTCCCATTTCCACAATATGGAAGCATCTGGGTTTCCAGCAAACCAAATAATTTTAACCTCCATGATTAAGGCATTTAGTAAAGTTGGATCTGCTGAAGGAGCAAAACGACTGTATGAGAAGATGAAGAACATGGAAGGTGGTCCTGATATAGTGGCATCCAACAGTATGCTTAATCTTTATGCCGAATTAGGAATGGTCTCTGAAGCAAAACTGatgtttgatcatttgaaagaaAAAGGTTGGGCAGATGGTGTCACATTTGCTACCATGATGTATGTTTATAAGAACATGGGCATGCTTGATGAAGCTATTGCTGTTGCTGAGGAGATGAAAGCTTCTGGTTTGCTGAGGGATTGTGTTGCATTTAATAAGGTGATGGCATGTTATGCTACAAATGGCCAGCTAGTTGCCTGCGGCCAGTTGTTGCATGAAATGGGTGAGCAAAAGCTTTTGCCAGACACAGGGACCTTCAAAGTATTATTTACAGTATTGAAGAAGGGAGGTCTTCCAACTGAAGCAGTTAGACAACTTGAGTCATCTTATCAGGAAGGAAAACCTTTTGCAAGGCAAGCTGTGATAACCTGTGTTTTTTCTGTAGTTGGTTTGCATGCTTTTGCACTTGAATCCTGTCAAATCCTTGTGAAAGCAGAGATTGCCCTTGGTTCATTTGCTTATAATGCAGCAATATATGCTTATGGGGCTTCAGGGAACAGTGCTGAGGCATTGAATGTGTTCATGAGAATGCAAGATAAGGGAGTAGAACCTGACGTTGTCACCCTCATTCATCTTGTAAGTTGTTATGGGAAGACTGGCATGGTTGAAGGCATAAAACGAATTCACAGCCAATTGAAATATGGAGACATTGAGCCCAGTGAATCACTATATGAGGCTATCATAAGTGCCTACAGAAACACCAACAGGAATGACCTTGCTGAGCTGGTGAATCAAGAGATTAAATTTGCTTTTGATGTAAAACCATGCTTTGATTCTGCCACTGAGGATGTCTCTGAAGGAAGTTCTTTCAGTCCACAAGCATCAGAAGAGGAAGCCGGAGATGCATAG